The Sporosarcina luteola genome contains a region encoding:
- a CDS encoding 5-bromo-4-chloroindolyl phosphate hydrolysis family protein, with protein MQEVKQFFQRHLIAAPISFGSWLTMILAAGMNPVAATGLMIAIYLGGNFTIKQIQLSSNVKELGMSRSEYKHIKTQISEAKSKINKLNGLYGQVRSVQAFKQVYEMNNLAKRILTIVRKNPKKFYHVEKFFYSHLDSAVELTSKYAILVNQPLNDQEIRVALQHTRETLTEVNKQLEQDLRGALATDIEQLQLELDYVDVTMKNNKPLLEMKGEMRNDRK; from the coding sequence ATGCAAGAAGTTAAGCAGTTTTTCCAACGGCATTTAATTGCGGCGCCAATCAGCTTCGGCTCTTGGTTAACGATGATCCTTGCTGCAGGCATGAATCCAGTTGCCGCAACCGGTCTGATGATTGCAATATACTTAGGTGGTAATTTCACGATCAAACAAATACAACTTTCGTCGAATGTCAAGGAGCTCGGCATGTCAAGATCGGAATATAAGCATATTAAAACACAGATTTCTGAAGCTAAATCAAAAATAAATAAATTGAACGGGTTATATGGTCAGGTCCGCTCTGTCCAGGCATTTAAACAAGTATATGAGATGAATAACTTGGCAAAAAGGATTCTTACCATAGTACGCAAAAACCCTAAAAAATTCTATCATGTTGAGAAATTTTTCTATTCGCATCTCGATTCAGCTGTCGAGTTGACTTCCAAATATGCAATTCTGGTCAATCAACCATTGAACGACCAGGAAATCAGGGTTGCCCTCCAACATACAAGGGAAACACTTACAGAAGTGAACAAACAATTGGAGCAGGATCTTCGAGGCGCCTTGGCAACAGATATAGAACAGTTGCAACTTGAACTGGACTATGTGGATGTGACGATGAAAAATAATAAACCGTTGCTCGAGATGAAAGGAGAAATGCGTAATGACAGAAAATAA
- a CDS encoding DUF1033 family protein, which yields MKYEVVYMKADYEPWWMFEDWEKKIQLRQAFESAQEALEYLRELNKEFGSKYKYREERKDCFFAYWSDNERIFCEGCDEDLQIFHGIISLTDGKPSSFMMMNNSNI from the coding sequence ATGAAATATGAAGTTGTTTATATGAAAGCGGATTACGAGCCGTGGTGGATGTTTGAAGACTGGGAAAAGAAAATCCAATTAAGGCAGGCATTTGAATCCGCTCAAGAGGCTTTGGAATACTTACGTGAATTGAACAAGGAATTTGGGTCAAAGTACAAATACCGAGAAGAGCGAAAAGATTGTTTTTTCGCGTATTGGTCAGATAATGAACGCATCTTCTGTGAAGGTTGCGATGAAGATTTACAAATTTTCCATGGAATCATTTCCTTGACAGATGGAAAGCCTTCTTCGTTTATGATGATGAATAATTCGAATATTTGA
- a CDS encoding cold-shock protein, giving the protein MKQGTVKWFNAEKGFGFIEVEGEDDVFVHFSAIQGDGFKSLDEGQQVEFEVVEGNRGLQAANVVKL; this is encoded by the coding sequence ATGAAACAAGGTACTGTAAAATGGTTCAACGCTGAAAAAGGCTTCGGTTTTATCGAAGTTGAAGGGGAAGACGATGTATTCGTACACTTCTCTGCAATTCAGGGAGACGGATTTAAATCTTTGGACGAAGGACAACAAGTCGAGTTCGAAGTAGTAGAAGGCAATCGTGGTCTTCAAGCTGCTAACGTAGTTAAACTATAA
- a CDS encoding ABC-F family ATP-binding cassette domain-containing protein codes for MIAVSNVSLQFGDRKLFEDVNIQFNPGHCYGLIGANGAGKSTFLKILSGELEPQTGNVIMNKDERLAVLKQNHFEYEENEVLDTVIRGHQRLYDIMTEKNAIYMKEDFSDEDGMRAAELEGEFAELNGWEAESEAAILLQGLGIPESLHHVKLAELSGSEKVKVLLAQALFGKPDVLLLDEPTNHLDLKAIQWLEEFLINFENTVIVVSHDRHFLNKVCTQIADLDFSKIQLYPGNYDFWYESSQLALRMAQDQNKKKEEKIKELQAFVARFSANASKSKQATSRKKALEKIELDDIKPSSRRYPFVNFQIGREIGNDVLSVKDLSKTQDGKVMLKDVTFTMNKEDKIILLGNPLAKTALLEILAEEAEPDAGTFKWGVTTSRSYFPLDNNEYFQGSETSLVEWLRQYSPEDQTETFLRGFLGRMLFSGEEVKKKPSVLSGGEKVRCMLSKMMLNNANVLLLDEPMNHLDLESIQALNNGLIAFKGAMIFTSHDQQFIQTVANRIIEIREDGTILDKMMQYDEYLEWRDQQSVSN; via the coding sequence ATGATAGCAGTTAGTAATGTTAGTCTTCAATTCGGTGACCGTAAACTGTTTGAAGATGTGAATATACAGTTCAACCCTGGTCATTGTTATGGATTGATCGGTGCAAACGGAGCCGGAAAATCAACATTCCTTAAAATTTTATCAGGCGAACTTGAACCTCAAACAGGCAACGTCATCATGAACAAGGATGAGCGTTTGGCAGTCCTTAAGCAGAACCATTTCGAATATGAGGAAAACGAAGTGCTTGATACGGTCATCAGAGGACATCAACGTCTTTATGATATTATGACCGAGAAAAATGCTATTTACATGAAAGAAGATTTTTCAGATGAAGATGGCATGCGCGCAGCTGAACTTGAAGGTGAATTCGCTGAATTGAATGGTTGGGAGGCTGAATCGGAAGCCGCAATCCTTCTTCAAGGTTTGGGCATTCCTGAAAGTCTCCATCATGTTAAATTGGCTGAGCTGAGCGGTTCGGAAAAGGTTAAAGTACTTCTTGCACAAGCGTTATTCGGTAAACCGGATGTCTTGCTGCTGGATGAGCCAACGAACCACTTGGACTTGAAAGCCATCCAATGGCTGGAAGAATTCCTAATTAACTTTGAGAACACTGTCATCGTTGTTTCCCATGACCGTCATTTCCTTAATAAGGTTTGTACTCAAATCGCGGACCTCGACTTCTCAAAAATCCAACTGTATCCAGGAAACTATGATTTCTGGTACGAATCCAGCCAATTGGCATTAAGAATGGCACAAGACCAGAACAAGAAAAAAGAAGAAAAGATTAAAGAATTACAAGCTTTCGTCGCCCGTTTCAGTGCAAACGCGTCAAAATCGAAACAAGCTACATCCCGTAAAAAAGCACTTGAAAAGATTGAATTAGATGACATTAAACCTTCATCACGCAGATATCCATTCGTCAACTTCCAAATCGGACGTGAAATCGGTAATGATGTGCTAAGCGTTAAAGACCTGTCCAAAACACAAGACGGCAAAGTCATGCTAAAAGATGTTACATTTACGATGAATAAAGAGGACAAGATCATCCTGTTAGGCAACCCGCTAGCTAAAACAGCATTGTTGGAAATCCTTGCCGAAGAAGCTGAACCGGACGCAGGGACATTCAAATGGGGCGTAACGACTTCCCGTTCCTACTTCCCTCTTGATAATAACGAGTACTTCCAAGGATCTGAAACATCATTAGTTGAATGGCTGCGCCAATATTCACCTGAAGATCAGACGGAAACGTTTTTACGCGGTTTCCTTGGCCGGATGCTTTTCTCCGGTGAAGAAGTTAAAAAGAAACCATCCGTATTATCAGGGGGAGAAAAAGTACGTTGCATGCTTTCCAAAATGATGTTGAATAATGCTAACGTCCTTCTGCTAGATGAGCCGATGAACCACTTGGATTTGGAGTCGATTCAGGCATTGAATAACGGCTTGATCGCTTTTAAAGGCGCTATGATCTTTACTTCCCATGACCAGCAATTCATTCAGACGGTAGCTAATCGAATTATTGAAATCCGTGAAGACGGAACGATTCTCGATAAAATGATGCAGTATGATGAATATTTGGAATGGAGAGACCAGCAATCTGTCTCCAATTAA
- a CDS encoding MFS transporter, which translates to MSQRSLKHNTILLIITIFIVAVNMRPAITSIGPMLDIIRDDLSLTNAKVSLLTALPVFCMGLFASLAPLLNRKLGLTRSMYLMLFVIGLMTAMRGLYSNYASLLLSAIIIGIAIAVMGPLLSAMIKQSFPERATSVIGVYSFGMGVGSSLGAGLTAIFFESTGSYPFALGIWAVLSVAAIFFWRLSVKGDSSLMEEVREKGEKRKVDALSPWRQRKAWLYLLFFGLQASSFFGIITWIVPLATDAGMSLVQASTLLSVMMTLQIFLNLLFPIVYERFPKRRFWLFVFLTMGLLAFVLFWTGDRTLMWVSSILMAIPLAGLFPIALLFPLDATETAEDTNEWTAMMQTGGYLIAGFLPLLIALIYDWTGEHQYTLMIFMGLFVTMMILTFMIGDREQKVE; encoded by the coding sequence ATGTCACAACGTTCTTTGAAACATAACACCATCTTACTTATCATTACGATTTTTATCGTTGCGGTCAATATGAGGCCAGCCATAACATCAATTGGTCCGATGCTCGATATCATTCGGGATGATCTATCTTTGACAAACGCAAAAGTGAGTCTCTTGACGGCTTTACCGGTATTTTGCATGGGCCTGTTTGCGTCTTTGGCACCTCTTCTGAATCGCAAGCTGGGATTGACACGTTCAATGTATCTCATGCTGTTTGTCATTGGTTTAATGACGGCGATGAGGGGATTATATTCTAATTATGCTTCGTTGCTCCTATCTGCAATAATTATAGGGATTGCAATTGCCGTCATGGGCCCACTTCTCTCTGCGATGATCAAACAGAGTTTTCCGGAACGGGCGACGAGTGTAATCGGTGTCTATTCATTCGGTATGGGAGTTGGCTCTTCATTAGGAGCAGGACTTACCGCCATTTTCTTCGAATCCACCGGCTCATACCCGTTTGCACTCGGCATCTGGGCTGTTCTATCGGTTGCGGCAATTTTCTTCTGGAGACTTTCAGTAAAAGGGGATAGTAGTCTTATGGAGGAGGTAAGGGAGAAGGGGGAAAAGAGGAAAGTGGACGCCTTGTCACCATGGCGACAGAGAAAAGCATGGCTATACTTGCTCTTTTTCGGCTTACAAGCGTCAAGTTTCTTTGGTATCATTACGTGGATTGTTCCACTAGCAACAGATGCCGGAATGTCACTCGTGCAAGCGAGCACTCTATTAAGTGTAATGATGACGTTGCAAATCTTTTTGAATCTCCTCTTTCCAATCGTTTATGAACGTTTTCCGAAAAGGAGATTCTGGCTATTTGTGTTTTTAACAATGGGATTACTTGCATTCGTTTTGTTTTGGACGGGAGATCGCACGCTTATGTGGGTGAGTTCCATTCTCATGGCGATTCCTCTGGCTGGTCTATTCCCAATTGCGTTATTATTTCCATTGGATGCGACCGAAACAGCGGAGGATACAAATGAATGGACCGCAATGATGCAGACGGGCGGCTATCTAATCGCAGGGTTTTTGCCGTTATTGATTGCATTGATATACGATTGGACTGGCGAGCATCAATATACATTGATGATTTTCATGGGCTTGTTTGTAACTATGATGATCTTGACGTTTATGATTGGTGACCGTGAGCAGAAAGTGGAGTAG
- a CDS encoding transposase, translating to MPRHNHEIKEIYGKRKETIERVFANAKKNHGTRWITLRGL from the coding sequence ATGCCTCGTCACAATCATGAAATCAAAGAAATATACGGGAAGCGTAAAGAGACGATTGAACGTGTCTTTGCCAATGCCAAAAAGAATCATGGCACGCGATGGATAACCCTAAGGGGACTTTAA
- the msrA gene encoding peptide-methionine (S)-S-oxide reductase MsrA produces MTCEGIEKAVFAGGCFWCMVKPFKEWDGIVDVVSGYMGGHVENPTYEDVKKGDSGHLEVVEITYDPSIFTYEKLLELYWPQIDPTDAGGQFHDRGHSYTTAIFYYNEEQRKAAEKSKKELANSGRFAKPIVTDIRPAETFYRAEEYHQDYHEKEQQHYEEDRAKSGRDDFISEYWK; encoded by the coding sequence ATGACATGTGAAGGAATCGAAAAAGCGGTATTCGCCGGAGGTTGTTTTTGGTGCATGGTGAAGCCATTTAAGGAATGGGATGGCATTGTTGACGTCGTTTCGGGCTATATGGGTGGGCACGTTGAAAACCCTACTTATGAAGACGTGAAAAAAGGGGACTCGGGACACTTGGAAGTCGTCGAGATCACTTATGATCCTTCTATATTTACATATGAAAAACTTCTTGAATTGTATTGGCCCCAAATCGATCCGACAGACGCGGGCGGACAGTTCCACGACCGTGGACATTCGTATACGACAGCCATCTTTTATTACAACGAGGAACAAAGGAAAGCTGCGGAGAAGTCGAAAAAAGAGCTCGCCAATAGCGGCAGGTTCGCGAAGCCAATCGTGACAGATATTCGTCCAGCGGAGACATTCTACCGTGCAGAAGAATATCACCAGGACTACCATGAGAAAGAGCAGCAACATTATGAAGAGGACCGTGCTAAATCAGGACGGGACGATTTCATATCAGAATACTGGAAATGA
- a CDS encoding YjcZ family sporulation protein yields the protein MGREYGGGGGNSYGSSFALIVVLFILLIIIGASFVY from the coding sequence ATGGGTCGTGAATACGGTGGCGGGGGCGGAAACAGTTACGGTTCTTCCTTTGCTTTGATTGTTGTGCTTTTTATCCTGTTAATCATTATTGGCGCAAGCTTTGTCTATTAA
- a CDS encoding LCP family protein: MNEDQYEGPVPRRRRRRKLRIGRLFFTILFIAFIVTGLYSYFQYKEGKSLAKGNIIDPGPFRGDVIDPQNPSVENYLLLGIDDDGSGKSRTDTMMVLSWNKQEGSIRIVSFMRDIYADIPGYQSYKLNTAYYLNGVQTVKDTITGMFGIPIHHYAIVDFDNFESIIDIAFPSGIKINVQKEMSEKIGVTLMPGEQRLNGKELLGYARFRADAQGDFGRVTRQQEVMNAVKDEAMSPGMLLHVPKLSGALSGFIETDLTTKDEISKAFTLLVKGKADLETMTIPVEGTYRFNSYAHAGSVIELDVEKNKEALAAFLDLELE; the protein is encoded by the coding sequence TTGAACGAAGACCAGTACGAAGGCCCGGTGCCAAGAAGAAGAAGGAGAAGAAAGCTACGGATAGGCAGGTTATTCTTCACGATCCTGTTCATCGCTTTCATCGTGACAGGGCTTTATTCATACTTTCAATATAAGGAAGGGAAGTCATTGGCGAAAGGGAATATCATTGACCCAGGCCCTTTCCGTGGTGATGTTATCGATCCACAGAACCCCTCCGTCGAGAATTACCTGTTGTTAGGCATTGACGATGATGGGAGCGGAAAGTCGCGCACGGACACGATGATGGTCCTTTCTTGGAATAAACAAGAAGGGTCGATCCGCATCGTTTCATTCATGCGGGATATTTATGCAGATATTCCTGGATATCAATCCTATAAACTTAATACGGCCTATTACTTGAACGGGGTACAGACCGTTAAGGATACAATTACAGGCATGTTCGGCATCCCGATTCATCATTATGCCATTGTGGATTTTGACAATTTCGAGTCGATCATCGATATTGCGTTTCCAAGTGGAATAAAAATTAATGTCCAAAAAGAGATGTCCGAAAAGATCGGAGTCACACTCATGCCCGGCGAACAGCGCTTGAATGGCAAGGAACTGCTTGGATATGCCCGCTTCCGCGCCGATGCACAGGGGGATTTCGGCAGGGTGACAAGGCAGCAGGAAGTAATGAACGCAGTTAAAGATGAGGCGATGAGTCCTGGAATGCTTCTTCATGTTCCGAAATTATCCGGTGCATTATCCGGCTTCATTGAGACCGATTTAACGACAAAGGACGAAATTTCAAAAGCATTCACCCTTTTGGTGAAGGGCAAAGCCGATTTGGAAACGATGACGATTCCTGTTGAAGGCACGTATCGGTTCAACTCATATGCACATGCTGGATCGGTTATCGAGCTTGATGTTGAAAAGAATAAAGAGGCACTTGCAGCCTTTCTTGATTTAGAACTTGAGTGA